A genomic segment from Perca flavescens isolate YP-PL-M2 chromosome 13, PFLA_1.0, whole genome shotgun sequence encodes:
- the ovca2 gene encoding esterase OVCA2 has translation MAPLRVLCIHGYRQNGSSYREKTGALRKLLKKQVEFVYLSAPHSVQQASSEALEKENGSGPGPGGDEDPRGWWFSDVQARSFSAQQHCEESLGLDESVTAVREAVKVQGPFDGILGFSQGAAFVAMLCSLQEQKLEPEFSFRFAILVAGFRSACKEHQNFYNPPLQIPSLHVFGLEDRVIPDNMSRELLPSFQDPQVLTHPGGHFVPATSAHRPAYQDFLKRFQ, from the exons ATGGCACCTCTCCGGGTTCTGTGCATTCATGGTTACCGTCAGAACGGCAGCTCGTACCGTGAAAAGACGGGAGCTCTGCGGAAGCTGTTGAAGAAACAAGTGGAGTTTGTTTACCTCAGCGCACCGCACAGTGTGCAGCAAGCCAGTAGTGAAG CTCTAGAGAAGGAGAATGGTTCAGGTCCTGGACCTGGGGGCGACGAGGACCCCAGGGGTTGGTGGTTTTCCGACGTCCAGGCTCGGAGTTTCAGTGCTCAGCAGCACTGTGAAGAAAGCCTTGGGCTCGATGAGAGCGTGACGGCTgtgagagaagctgtgaaggtCCAAGGTCCATTTGACGGCATCCTAGGCTTTAGTCAGGGAGCAGCTTTTGTGGCCATGTTGTGCTCTCTTCAGGAGCAAAAACTGGAGCCAGAGTTTAGCTTCCGCTTTGCCATCCTTGTCGCTGGTTTCCGCAGTGCATGTAAGGAACACCAAAATTTCTACAACCCTCCCCTTCAGATTCCCTCACTACATGTGTTTGGACTGGAAGACAGAGTCATCCCTGACAACATGAGCAGGGAGCTCCTACCCTCCTTCCAAGACCCTCAGGTCTTGACACATCCTGGTGGCCATTTTGTTCCTGCTACGTCTGCTCACAGACCAGCCTACCAGGACTTTCTCAAGAGGTTCCAGTGA